One segment of Marvinbryantia formatexigens DSM 14469 DNA contains the following:
- a CDS encoding alpha/beta hydrolase gives MKKEHFTYHSSDNVTEIHAIRWIPEGKVRAVLQISHGMVEFIDRYDEFAAYLAERGILVTGNDHLGHGDSVRSEEYYGYFADKDGNKTLLRDIHRLRRLTQKRYPDAPYFLLGHSMGSFLVRQYLCIHGEGLAGAVIMGTGWQPRIATQFGMVLTTAMAKVLGWNYRSFLVDAMAFGGYNRKFGKLSGKAWLSRNEENVNTYMKEKLCNFRFTLNGYYNLFYSIYTLSFENFLDGMPRSLPVLFVSGDDDPVGQFGRGVRKVYKQFLRMGMTNVKCRLYPQDRHEILNETDREDVYGDIYYWMTEIFVSGGAGQAKG, from the coding sequence ATGAAGAAGGAGCATTTTACGTATCATTCCAGTGATAATGTGACAGAGATTCACGCCATCCGCTGGATTCCGGAGGGAAAGGTGCGCGCGGTACTGCAGATTTCCCACGGTATGGTGGAGTTTATCGACCGCTACGATGAATTTGCGGCGTACCTGGCGGAACGGGGAATCCTGGTGACGGGCAACGACCATCTGGGGCATGGTGATTCGGTGCGGTCTGAGGAATATTATGGCTATTTTGCGGATAAGGACGGCAACAAGACGCTTTTACGGGACATTCACAGACTGCGCAGGCTGACGCAGAAAAGATATCCGGACGCCCCATATTTCCTGCTCGGACACAGCATGGGCTCTTTTCTGGTGAGGCAGTACCTCTGCATTCACGGAGAAGGGCTTGCGGGTGCGGTGATTATGGGGACAGGCTGGCAGCCGCGCATTGCCACGCAGTTTGGAATGGTGCTTACCACGGCGATGGCAAAGGTTCTCGGCTGGAATTACCGCAGTTTTCTGGTGGATGCGATGGCGTTCGGCGGCTATAACCGGAAATTCGGAAAGCTAAGCGGCAAGGCATGGCTGAGCCGGAACGAGGAAAACGTGAATACATACATGAAGGAAAAGCTTTGCAACTTCCGTTTTACCTTAAATGGCTATTACAATTTGTTTTACAGCATTTATACACTGAGTTTTGAAAATTTTCTGGACGGGATGCCGCGCAGCCTGCCGGTGCTGTTTGTCTCCGGCGACGATGATCCGGTAGGGCAGTTTGGCAGGGGCGTCAGAAAGGTATATAAACAATTCCTAAGGATGGGGATGACGAACGTAAAATGCAGGCTTTACCCGCAGGACCGCCATGAAATTTTAAATGAAACAGACAGAGAGGATGTCTACGGGGATATTTATTACTGGATGACAGAAATTTTTGTATCCGGCGGAGCCGGGCAGGCAAAGGGATGA